A window of Sulfurimonas gotlandica GD1 contains these coding sequences:
- a CDS encoding helix-turn-helix domain-containing protein, giving the protein MDKDRRFEGIWIPKEIWLSNELTTQEKIFFVEIKSLDNKDGCFASNGYFADFFKISKTRVSLVIKSLIEKRYIKSTIVYKEGTKQILKRVLNVSFTPSITKVKDPIEEKLKDNNTLNNIFNNTTTLRRETFKAFKERFIKDNSNNKFYTRGIGWETYTAFIINEERLIFNTVSHKILDKNEAFEVWKYLYKESIV; this is encoded by the coding sequence ATGGATAAGGATAGACGCTTTGAGGGTATATGGATACCAAAAGAAATATGGTTATCTAATGAATTAACAACACAGGAAAAAATATTTTTTGTAGAGATTAAAAGCTTAGACAATAAAGATGGTTGCTTTGCAAGTAATGGGTATTTTGCTGACTTTTTTAAAATATCTAAAACAAGAGTGTCTCTAGTCATAAAAAGTTTAATCGAAAAACGTTATATAAAATCTACAATTGTATACAAAGAGGGTACTAAACAAATATTAAAGAGGGTACTTAATGTTTCTTTTACACCCTCTATAACAAAAGTTAAGGATCCTATAGAAGAAAAGTTAAAAGATAATAATACACTTAATAATATATTTAATAATACAACTACTCTTAGGAGAGAAACTTTTAAAGCTTTTAAAGAGAGGTTCATAAAAGATAACTCAAATAATAAGTTTTATACACGAGGCATAGGCTGGGAGACATATACAGCATTTATTATAAATGAAGAACGGCTAATATTTAACACGGTAAGTCATAAAATTTTAGATAAGAATGAGGCTTTTGAAGTATGGAAGTATTTGTACAAAGAAAGTATAGTTTAA
- a CDS encoding helix-turn-helix transcriptional regulator: protein MKRSISKDDNLMKLQQVINKVAISRSELYKLIALNKFPPQIKIGKMSRWLEKDIINWIQSHV, encoded by the coding sequence ATGAAGCGTAGTATATCAAAAGATGATAATTTAATGAAGCTGCAACAAGTTATCAATAAAGTTGCAATAAGTAGATCCGAACTATATAAATTAATTGCTCTAAATAAATTTCCTCCGCAAATAAAAATTGGAAAGATGAGTAGATGGCTTGAAAAAGATATTATAAACTGGATTCAATCTCATGTTTAA
- a CDS encoding helix-turn-helix domain-containing protein yields MLGNKIKIIREQAGLSQSDFGKELDVNQRTVSNWESERNEPSIVAIKTMVKKWKVSLSWLILNEGTINPEIDQIYAEVKEDIFKKNKEDELKKVLINFQDKQNAMYAVGLKIEKIKGQKFFDILSNLWTGRGERILIFLSSFLDYLTTQNIEFNPKTLKDDFTKAIENYQLSDNPNFKHVVEFKKSDKEYLLKWVEDELDELTVYEILFSLSELQKNVKKQLYIFHQFAIKYNIPV; encoded by the coding sequence TTGTTAGGGAATAAAATAAAAATTATCAGAGAGCAAGCTGGATTGAGTCAAAGTGATTTTGGCAAAGAGCTTGATGTAAATCAAAGAACTGTTAGCAACTGGGAAAGTGAAAGGAACGAACCATCTATTGTGGCGATTAAAACTATGGTTAAGAAATGGAAAGTTTCACTATCTTGGTTAATATTGAATGAAGGAACAATAAATCCAGAGATTGATCAAATATATGCAGAAGTAAAAGAAGATATATTTAAAAAAAATAAAGAAGATGAATTAAAAAAAGTTTTGATAAACTTTCAAGACAAACAAAATGCCATGTATGCAGTGGGATTAAAAATAGAAAAAATTAAAGGCCAGAAATTTTTTGACATATTGTCAAATTTATGGACAGGAAGAGGTGAACGGATTCTGATTTTTTTATCTAGCTTTTTAGATTATTTAACAACACAAAATATAGAGTTTAATCCAAAAACTTTAAAAGATGACTTTACGAAAGCTATTGAAAATTATCAATTATCAGATAACCCAAATTTTAAACATGTAGTTGAGTTTAAAAAAAGTGATAAAGAATATTTATTGAAATGGGTTGAAGATGAATTAGATGAATTAACTGTATATGAAATTTTATTTTCTTTATCTGAACTACAAAAGAATGTAAAAAAACAACTATATATATTTCACCAATTTGCTATTAAATATAACATACCAGTGTAA